One Echinicola strongylocentroti DNA window includes the following coding sequences:
- a CDS encoding MFS transporter translates to MDLQKLLPPFFTLRFLQLCLSSFLFFASFNMIIPELPAYLSSLGGEDYKGLIISLFTLTAGLSRPFSGKLADRIGRVPVMIFGAGVCLVVSLLYPLISGVAGFLCLRFLHGFSTGFTPTGISAYVADIVPFNRRGEAMGLQSLFSSLGMAAGPALGGYIASLHGITPLFYCSSGVALISILLLVRLKETVPETVPFRMGHFKLKKDEIFEKRVFSPCFVLFFSYLSFGIILTIIPDFSTFLKIENKGIFFAVFTLSSLAIRLLAGRASDRYGRIPVLKAATFCLALAMTATAFSHSKEMLIFSGVLFGFALGMTSPTIAAWTIDLSLSAFRGRGLATMYIALEAGIGIGALGSGWIYANQHERFPLVFLMGAAGALVAFIYLFITKTASKTPPTPFQK, encoded by the coding sequence ATGGACTTGCAAAAATTACTCCCTCCGTTTTTCACGTTGCGCTTTCTGCAGTTATGCCTGAGCTCATTCCTCTTCTTTGCCAGTTTTAATATGATCATTCCCGAACTTCCTGCTTATTTGAGCAGTTTGGGCGGTGAGGACTATAAAGGCTTGATCATATCCCTATTTACCTTGACAGCAGGGCTGTCCAGGCCCTTTAGCGGCAAGCTGGCAGACCGCATAGGCCGAGTGCCCGTCATGATCTTTGGCGCAGGGGTTTGTTTGGTGGTGAGCTTGCTCTACCCATTGATTTCTGGAGTGGCTGGCTTCTTATGCCTGCGCTTCCTGCATGGTTTTAGCACAGGTTTTACACCTACAGGGATCTCTGCATATGTCGCAGACATCGTACCATTCAATCGCCGCGGAGAAGCTATGGGGCTCCAGTCACTCTTTAGTTCACTGGGGATGGCAGCCGGCCCAGCTTTGGGAGGTTACATTGCCAGCCTTCACGGTATCACTCCGTTGTTTTATTGCTCATCTGGTGTAGCGCTGATTTCCATTCTACTACTGGTCCGATTGAAGGAGACCGTACCGGAAACAGTGCCCTTTCGAATGGGGCATTTCAAATTAAAAAAGGATGAAATATTCGAAAAAAGGGTATTTTCTCCCTGCTTCGTACTGTTTTTTTCTTACCTATCTTTTGGCATCATCCTCACCATTATTCCTGATTTTTCAACATTTCTAAAAATCGAAAACAAAGGAATTTTCTTTGCAGTATTTACGCTAAGCTCATTGGCCATACGGCTGCTGGCCGGAAGAGCTTCGGATCGCTACGGAAGGATTCCGGTCTTAAAGGCAGCCACCTTTTGCCTTGCCTTGGCCATGACCGCCACGGCCTTTAGCCACTCCAAGGAAATGCTGATTTTCTCAGGTGTACTCTTTGGTTTTGCATTGGGCATGACTTCACCGACCATCGCTGCATGGACCATCGACCTGTCTCTATCGGCTTTCAGAGGACGGGGACTGGCGACCATGTACATCGCATTGGAAGCGGGTATCGGCATTGGCGCTTTAGGGTCTGGATGGATTTATGCCAATCAACACGAGCGATTCCCTCTTGTATTCCTTATGGGTGCTGCCGGTGCCTTGGTAGCTTTCATTTACTTATTTATCACCAAAACTGCCTCCAAAACCCCACCCACCCCCTTTCAAAAGTGA
- a CDS encoding acyl-CoA thioesterase produces MSIHKEIARTSAFSRTTITELMIPSYANFGGKIHGGILLSLMDKVAYATASKHSGAYCVTVSVDTVDFLQPVEVGELVSLMASINYVGNSSMVIGIKVISENVKVGNVKHTNTCYFTMVAKGEDDKPTKVPKLILEDATDVRRFVEAIYRRKFKQNYETNLKEIKSNWEKQDINKLLKDQRCIIQTKQP; encoded by the coding sequence ATGAGTATACATAAAGAAATAGCGAGAACGTCTGCTTTTTCCAGAACCACCATTACCGAATTGATGATTCCTTCTTATGCCAATTTTGGAGGGAAGATACACGGTGGGATTTTACTTTCGCTGATGGATAAGGTGGCTTATGCCACTGCGAGTAAGCACAGCGGAGCCTATTGTGTGACCGTTTCGGTTGATACGGTGGATTTTTTGCAGCCTGTGGAGGTGGGAGAGCTGGTGTCTCTCATGGCTTCCATCAACTATGTAGGAAACAGCTCCATGGTAATAGGAATAAAGGTGATTTCTGAAAATGTAAAAGTGGGAAATGTCAAACATACCAATACCTGCTATTTTACGATGGTGGCAAAAGGGGAAGATGACAAGCCTACTAAAGTGCCCAAGTTGATCCTAGAAGACGCTACTGATGTAAGGAGATTTGTAGAGGCGATTTATCGCCGGAAGTTCAAGCAAAATTATGAGACCAACCTGAAGGAGATCAAATCCAACTGGGAAAAACAAGATATCAATAAGCTGTTAAAGGATCAGCGCTGCATTATTCAGACTAAGCAACCTTAG